A genomic segment from Triticum dicoccoides isolate Atlit2015 ecotype Zavitan chromosome 1A, WEW_v2.0, whole genome shotgun sequence encodes:
- the LOC119349214 gene encoding calmodulin-like protein 3, with amino-acid sequence MSAMVIMDQNIVIALVSSLLMLILRPLIVDIILVSKKIWGFLRTLTKYLVHDGTLAVDSKVLDDSRAPPVQLVGGGELSSGDIEIVTTRLGVTGWRYQGCEGIGVVDELMDGKQASEDELEEAFYVFDRNEDGFICAGELWSVMRRLGWKEGAIYEDCVRMIRVFDEDGDGKISFLEFRNMMENVV; translated from the coding sequence ATGTCGGCGATGGTGATTATGGATCAAAACATCGTAATCGCATTGGTGTCATCTCTCCTGATGTTGATCTTGCGGCCATTGATTGTAGATATCATCCTGGTAAGCAAAAAGATCTGGGGATTCTTGCGCACACTTACAAAATACCTAGTGCATGATGGCACCCTTGCCGTCGACTCGAAGGTGCTTGATGATAGCCGCGCACCGCCAGTGCAACTAGTTGGCGGCGGCGAATTGAGCTCTGGTGACATAGAAATTGTCACGACGAGGCTAGGTGTGACCGGGTGGAGGTACCAAGGGTGTGAAGGAATTGGTGTCGTAGATGAGTTGATGGACGGTAAGCAAGCGAGCGAGGACGAGCTGGAGGAGGCCTTTTATGTTTTTGACCGTAACGAGGACGGGTTCATATGCGCCGGAGAGTTGTGGAGCGTGATGAGGAGGCTAGGGTGGAAAGAAGGGGCGATATATGAGGATTGTGTAAGGATGATCCGCGTCTTCGACGAGGATGGAGATGGGAAGATCAGCTTCCTAGAGTTTAGAAATATGATGGAGAATGTCGTTTAG